A window of the Lactuca sativa cultivar Salinas chromosome 5, Lsat_Salinas_v11, whole genome shotgun sequence genome harbors these coding sequences:
- the LOC111910218 gene encoding cell division cycle 5-like protein: MRISIKGGVWTNTEDEILKSAVMKYGKNEWSRTSSLLVRKSAKQCKARWYEWLDPSIEMSEWTREEDEKLLHLAKLLPSQWKTVAPMVGRTSCECIDRYEKLLDTACVRDDDPRKLRPGEIDPNPEAKPARPDPVDMDDDEKEMLSEARARLLNTRGKKAKRKAREKQLEETSRLASLHIAKMGLPALRDQFSQGTAFNWYQRRVKKKTYGSF, from the exons ATGAGGATTTCAATTAAAGGAGGTGTTTGGACAAACACAGAGGATGAGATCCTCAAGTCTGCTGTGATGAAATACGGGAAGAACGAGTGGAGTCGTACGTCTTCCTTACTTGTGCGCAAATCCGCTAAACAGTGTAAAGCTCGTTGGTACGAGTGGCTCGATCCTTCCATTGAAATG AGTGAGTGGACCAGAGAAGAAGATGAGAAGCTGCTTCATCTTGCTAAGCTCCTTCCGAGTCAATGGAAAACAGTCGCTCCCATGGTTGGCCGCACTTCGTGTGAATGCATCgaccgttacgaaaagcttctgGACACAGCTTGTGTAAGGGATGACGATCCAAGGAAATTACGACCCGGAGAGATCGACCCAAACCCGGAAGCAAAGCCTGCTCGACCCGATCCAGTTGACATGGATGACGATGAAAAGGAAATGCTTTCAGAAGCACGGGCTCGGTTATTAAATACAAGGGGTAAAAAGGCAAAAAGGAAGGCCAGGGAGAAGCAGCTTGAAGAAACCAGTCGCCTTGCTTCTTTACACATCGCAAAAATGGGTCTTCCAGCTTTGAGGGATCAATTTTCACAAGGAACTG cttttaattggtatcagagacgtGTGAAGAAGAAAACCTATGGCAGTTTCTAA
- the LOC111910168 gene encoding protein FAR1-RELATED SEQUENCE 5-like, with the protein MADIEEVDQPIETHVIHENEANAMEQCNEGKGKDESILGKVFDTPDDAYTFYNDYAFLHGFGIRIDATFKHKTTKEPYRKIYVCDKEGFKRLDDNASSGIEEKRRREVRIECKAELRISKNKDGKWFVVSFNDTHNHELSMTPTKVMKHRSHAKFHRLTECKSLMVELGQAGLKPCQVRKAINAMKTSTVADVTSKQCADVLSEQRKQYKGKEFYGLIKHFQDKALVDNDQYFTVDLCDDGSPKNIFWADRRSRDAYTKFSDVVVFDVTYMTNKFKMPFAPFVGVNHHGQSILFGGALLENEKEETSEWLFEHFLKCMFGKYLKAIITDQDKAIGNAIKKSISKNSASFLCMAY; encoded by the coding sequence ATGGCTGACATtgaagaagttgatcaacctATTGAAACACATGTTATTCATGAAAATGAAGCAAATGCAATGGAACAATGTAATGAAGGTAAAGGTAAGGATGAAAGTATATTGGGAAAGGTTTTCGATACACCTGATGATGCATATACATTTTATAATGATTATGCATTTTTACATGGATTTGGTATACGTATTGATGCCACATTTAAACATAAGACGACAAAGGAACCTTATCGCAAGATATATGTATGCGACAAAGAAGGTTTTAAACGGTTAGACGATAATGCTTCAAGTGGAATCGAGGAAAAACGTCGTAGAGAAGTTAGAATCGAATGTAAAGCAGAACTTCGAATTTCAAAAAATAAAGATGGTAAATGGTTTGTAGTCTCGTTTAATGACACACACAATCATGAATTGAGCATGACACCAACGAAGGTGATGAAGCATAGATCTCATGCAAAGTTCCATCGTTTAACGGAATGCAAATCTCTTATGGTGGAACTAGGTCAAGCAGGATTGAAACCTTGTCAAGTTAGAAAGGCTATTAATGCAATGAAAACGTCAACCGTAGCTGATGTTACTTCAAAGCAGTGTGCTGATGTCTTATCTGAGCAACGAAAACAATACAAAGGAAAGGAGTTCTATGGACTTATAAAACATTTTCAAGATAAAGCCTTAGTGGATAATGACCAATACTTTACTGTGGATTTGTGTGATGATGGGAgtcctaaaaatattttttgggctGATAGAAGATCAAGAGACGCATATACTAAATTTAGCgatgttgttgtgtttgatgtcactTATATGACAAACAAATTCAAGATGCCTTTTGCTCCCTTTGTTGGTGTTAATCATCATGGGCAATCTATACTTTTTGGTGGAGCATTGCTAGAAAACGAAAAAGAAGAAACTTCTGAATGGTTATTTGAGCATTTCCTCAAATGTATGTTTGGCAAATATCTGAAGGCTATTATTACTGATCAAGACAAAGCTATTGGCAATGCAATAAAAAAAAGTATTTCCAAAAACTCAGCATCGTTTTTGTGCATGGCATATTAA
- the LOC111910169 gene encoding protein FAR1-RELATED SEQUENCE 12-like, giving the protein MLNEFVMQYDKAVESRRAAEEDEDFKTMNSRSILSSLHPIEEKAGECYTRKIFDMFKKEWTEATSNLTHETISKGTEEIKYRVGQLKVEKTYWRIVTFCFSNEVSVTCSCSKYETCGILCKHCLYVMKKRHVETLPSHYILHRWTLNARYKVGNSRIGLEEINNENEVSSYTLWCVRSNFAKLIEQARDSPSEIQKLNNLLISLLDDQANRKKPIANESQDSCARTSLVDMMHQLSVRDPLGPTNMKGHPRVASRIKSSLEAPKNECVLTAKDWGKMNRCKRKKDEMCSFFEKMTNLDIS; this is encoded by the exons ATGTTGAATGAATTTGTAATGCAATATGACAAAGCAGTTGAGTCTCGAAGGGCCGCCGAAGAAGATGAAGACTTCAAGACTATGAACTCAAGGtcgattctttcttctcttcatcCAATTGAAGAAAAAGCAGGTGAGTGTTATACTAGAAAGATTTTTGATATGTTCAAAAAAGAATGGACAGAAGCTACTAGCAATTTAACTCACGAGACTATAAGCAAGGGTACAGAAGAAATCAAATATCGAGTGGGGcaactaaaagttgaaaaaacatATTGGCGAATTGTTACGTTTTGTTTTTCTAATGAGGTCAGTGTCACATGTTCGTGTTCTAAGTATGAGACATGTGGGATTTTATGCAAGCATTGTCTATATGTGATGAAGAAGAGACATGTTGAAACACTACCTAGTCACTATATTTTACATCGGTGGACACTTAATGCAAGGTACAAGGTGGGTAATAGTAGAATCGGACTCGAAGAAATAAACAATGAAAATGAAGTTAGTTCCTACACATTATGGTGTGTTCGTTCAAATTTTGCTAAACTAATTGAACAAGCAAGAGACTCCCCTTCGGAGATACAAAAACTCAATAACTTGCTGATAAGTCTTTTAGATGATCAAGCAAATCGAAAGAAACCTATAGCAAATGAATCTCAAGATTCTTGTGCGAGAACTTCACTAGTAGATATGATGCATCAGTTATCTGTCCGGGATCCTCTTGGTCCAACTAACATGAAAGGGCATCCAAGAGTTGCAAGTAGAATTAAGTCTTCTTTAGAAGCCCCGAAAAACGAATGTGTTCTTACTGCCAAAGATTGG GGGAAGATGAATCGATGCAAGAGAAAGAAAGATGAGATGTGTAGTTTCTTTGAGAAAATGACAAATCTAGACATTTCTTGA